In Leptotrichia buccalis C-1013-b, the genomic window TAACTTTTAAATTCTAGAAAATTTTCTTTTGCAAAGATTTCCACTCCCTCAATTCCATTTTTTTTTGGTGATGGAGTACACCCGTATTGTTCACATATCCCCCAGCCTACCATTGTAGTTAAACAAGAATTTAATCCAAATATTAACATTACAAACAATAAAGTATATTTTAATTTCCTCATTCTATTTACCAATCCTTTCTCTTAAATTTTTTAAAACATCTTCTAAATTGTTGTTATTATTTTGTTGCAAATTATTTTTTCTTTCAAAATTTTGAATTTCTGTTCCACTTCTTTCTAATGAAGGATTTCTAGGATCTGTATTTCTCAATTCTTCTTTTAAAACATTGTTTCTTTGTTCTACTAAATCTTTATCGTAGTCTGGCATTCACTCTTGGAACATTCATAAGCATATCTTTTACATTTTTCTTTCTTTTTTATTTTTTTCATATTCATTTAGACTTAAAATCTTATTTTACTATATATTTTGTTATTATATCATATTTCTACATATTCGTACATTCTAGCCTTTAATTTTTCAAATCTTTTATTATGTGTTTATTTTTTCGATGTCGTGTGAAACAATTCTATACAGGCATGAAATAATTCTCTTTTCTACTGTAAAAAATGCTCATTCCTTTTGCCGCACAATTTCTTAAATTTCGCAATTTCATAAAAAGAGCCACAAACCACTATCGCCTTATACCGACTATTCTTTTGCAAAACCATCTGTTTTGCTTGATTATAGGCATCTAAAATATTGTCTTCAAAGATAATATTATTTGTCAAAATATTTGAATTTTCTAGATTTTTCTTTATTTCGTTGGCAGAAAGTCCGTAAGTAACCTCTTTTAGAGAAGTTATAAAAATTTTGTAATTTTTTTCCAAAATTTTCTCAAAAATATTCGCAATGTCCTTTGTTCCAAGTATCGAAAGAATAAAAATTACTTCATCATTTTTAAAAAGTTCATTCAAATTTTCTACAAGGACTCTTACAGAATCATGATTATGAGCTACATCCAGTATTGTAATTGGTTTTGGTGAAAAAATCTCAAACCGCCCAGCCAGCGAAATTTCATCAAGTCCTTTCTGAATAATTTCATCGCTGATACCATAAATTTTAGCAATTTCATAAGCAATCAAAAAATTATTTGCCTGAAATTTTCCAAAAAGTGGCAATATAAATGTTTTTTCCAAATTATGTTTATTTTTTTTATCTTCAATATTTTCAGATTCGTCTAAATTTTCACTTTCCAAAATCTTCACAATTGTCTTATAATTTTGAGTATCCAGTTCGACTTGTAAATTCTCATACTTTTTCAAGATATTTACTGAATTATCAGTTTCCTTTTTTACAGCATTCTCCAATTCAGGTAAATTTTGAGCATAAATGCATAACTGCCTATTTTTTATAATTCCAGCTTTCCTATCTGCAATTTTGTCAAGGGAATTTCCTAGTAGACTCACATGGTCAAAACTTATGTTTGTTATAACCGCAATAGTTGAATTTACAACATTGGTAGCATCATATCGTCCACCAAGACCAGTTTCCAGAAATATAAAATCAGGATTTTTTTCTTCAAAATAAAGTAATGCCATAAAAGTTGCTATTTCAAAAAAATTTATTTGAAACGAATTTTTTTCCAAAATATCCATAACAACTTCATAATACTTTACAACATCCTCATCAGAAATCATCTTTTTATTTATCAAAATTCTTTCATTAAACTTCAAAATATGTGGTGAAGTAAACTTAGCAACTGAATATCCTCCTGCAAAAAATATA contains:
- a CDS encoding bifunctional folylpolyglutamate synthase/dihydrofolate synthase, which codes for MRTINKKITKESLNQNNEKLKKIYELLGEPCKNKKIIHIAGTNGKGSTATFLENIFFAGGYSVAKFTSPHILKFNERILINKKMISDEDVVKYYEVVMDILEKNSFQINFFEIATFMALLYFEEKNPDFIFLETGLGGRYDATNVVNSTIAVITNISFDHVSLLGNSLDKIADRKAGIIKNRQLCIYAQNLPELENAVKKETDNSVNILKKYENLQVELDTQNYKTIVKILESENLDESENIEDKKNKHNLEKTFILPLFGKFQANNFLIAYEIAKIYGISDEIIQKGLDEISLAGRFEIFSPKPITILDVAHNHDSVRVLVENLNELFKNDEVIFILSILGTKDIANIFEKILEKNYKIFITSLKEVTYGLSANEIKKNLENSNILTNNIIFEDNILDAYNQAKQMVLQKNSRYKAIVVCGSFYEIAKFKKLCGKRNEHFLQ